The proteins below come from a single Serinus canaria isolate serCan28SL12 chromosome 6, serCan2020, whole genome shotgun sequence genomic window:
- the HMX3 gene encoding homeobox protein HMX3 produces the protein MPETGQEPPSAPPPPPKESFYIKNLLNGGPPKAPPKQPRALFAPSGKAAVDGAGFALSQVGDLAFPRFEIPAPRFALSAHCLERAQTWWYPYALTPAGSHLPRTEAAEKSLLRDSSPASGTDRDSPEPLLKAEGEQKELDSKSPDEIVLEESDSEEAKKEGGAEDWKKREESPEKKPCRKKKTRTVFSRSQVFQLESTFDMKRYLSSSERAGLAASLHLTETQVKIWFQNRRNKWKRQLAAELEAANLSHAAAQRIVRVPILYHENSGAEGGAGGGGAPGTQPLLTFPHPVYYSHPVVTSVPLLRPV, from the exons ATGCCGGAGACCGGGCAGGAGCCCCCCAGCGCCCCTCCGCCGCCCCCCAAAGAGTCCTTCTACATCAAGAACCTGCTCAACGGCGGCCCCCCCAAAGCGCCCCCCAAGCAGCCGCGGGCGCTGTTCGCCCCTTCGGGCAAGGCGGCGGTGGACGGAGCCGGCTTCGCCCTCTCGCAGGTGGGCGACCTCGCCTTTCCCCGCTTCGAGATCCCGGCGCCGCGCTTTGCCCTGAGCGCCCACTGCCTGGAGCGCGCCCAGACCTGGTGGTACCCCTACGCCCTGACGCCGGCCGGATCCCACCTGCCCCGCACGGAAG CCGCAGAGAAATCCCTGCTGAGGGACTCGTCCCCCGCCTCGGGCACCGACCGGGACTCCCCGGAGCCGCTGCTGAAGGCGGAAggggagcagaaggagctggactCCAAGAGCCCGGACGAGATCGTCCTGGAGGAGAGCGACTCGGAGGAGGCGAAGAAGGAGGGAGGCGCGGAGGACTGGAAGAAACGGGAGGAGAGCCCCGAGAAGAAGCCGTGCCGCAAGAAGAAGACGCGCACGGTGTTCAGCCGCTCGCAGGTCTTCCAGCTGGAGTCCACCTTCGACATGAAGCGCTACCTGAGCAGCTCGGAGCGCGCCGGCCTGGCCGCCTCGCTGCACCTGACAGAGACCCAGGTGAAGATTTGGTTCCAGAACCGCCGCAACAAGTGGAAGCGGCAGCTGGCGGCCGAGCTGGAGGCGGCCAACCTGAGCCACGCGGCCGCGCAGCGCATCGTCCGCGTCCCCATCCTCTACCACGAGAACTCGGGCGCGGAGGGaggcgcggggggcggcggaGCCCCCGGCACGCAGCCCCTGCTCACCTTCCCTCACCCCGTCTACTATTCCCACCCCGTGGTCACCTCCGTGCCGCTGCTGCGGCCCGTCTGA
- the HMX2 gene encoding homeobox protein HMX2 has product MSSKEEPSKCCPAAAPISSFTIQSILGSGSADPPREAGDRAPAWPARARTLSLSSEDEEPEESWKHRGCFCPEAQGPAEACHKHQPLSFTCLGSAKGSGAAAAGSGERGPFLSPPQQDCKDEKEKPLGPSSPSCGERQRDGGDRQAGAAKKKTRTVFSRSQVYQLESTFDMKRYLSSSERACLASSLQLTETQVKTWFQNRRNKWKRQLSAELEAANMAHASAQTLVGMPLVFRDNSLLRVPVPRSIAFPAPLYYPGSNLSALPLYNLYNKIDY; this is encoded by the exons ATGAGCAGCAAAGAAGAGCCGAGCAAGTGCTGTCCGGCGGCTGCTCCCATCTCCAGTTTCACCATCCAGTCCATCCTGGGCAGCGGCAGCGCCGACCCCCCCCGGGAAGCCGGAGACAGAGCGCCCGCCTGGCCCGCCCGCGCCCGGACCCTCTCGCTGTCCTCGGAGGACGAGGAGCCGGAGGAGAGCTGGAAGCACCGCGGCTGCTTCTGCCCCGAGGCTCAGGGCCCCGCCGAGGCGTGCCACAAGCACCAGCCCCTCAGCTTCACCTGTCTCG GCAGCGCCAAGGGGAGCGGAGCAGCGGCGGCGGGCAGCGGGGAGCGGGGGCCCTTCCTCTCGCCCCCCCAGCAGGACTGTAAGGACGAGAAGGAGAAGCCGCTGGGACCCTCCTCGCCTTCCTGCGGGGAGCGGCAGCGCGACGGCGGGGACCGGCAGGCCGGCGCCGCCAAGAAGAAGACGCGCACGGTGTTCAGCCGCAGCCAGGTGTATCAGCTGGAGTCCACCTTCGACATGAAGCGCTACCTGAGCAGCTCGGAGCGGGCCTGCCTGgcctccagcctgcagctcacCGAGACCCAGGTGAAGACCTGGTTCCAGAACCGCAGGAACAAGTGGAAACGGCAGCTCTCGGCCGAGCTGGAGGCGGCCAACATGGCCCACGCCTCGGCGCAGACTCTGGTGGGGATGCCGCTGGTGTTCAGAGACAATTCCCTCCTCCGAGTGCCGGTGCCCCGGTCCATCgccttccctgcccctctctACTACCCCGGCAGCAACCTCTCGGCCTTACCGCTCTACAACCTCTACAACAAGATCGACTACTGA